The following coding sequences lie in one Halarsenatibacter silvermanii genomic window:
- a CDS encoding pyridoxal-phosphate-dependent aminotransferase family protein: MENEKYVMIPGPTPVVEPIQNAMGRKTAAFKDPEFVADFESVLADLKKLWKTDGEVFVVPGSGTLAMEMSVSNTLKSGDKVLIISHGYFGDRFVEIAERKNYDYKVLSAEWGTGIAPEKIREELSRDNYRGVIATHVDTSTGVKAPIEEIGRIVQNESDAVFIVDGVCATAAEKEYVDPMNIDILFTGSQKAFGVPPGLALIWAGPRAMKRRNKLGEINEYYGDFEKWLPIMHDPSNYFGTPAVNLIWALKASLSLIKKEGLESRFSRHERDARAIQAALETMGFEILAEKGWRAHTLSNVLYPEGINDEEFRDTLREEGAVVAGGLGDYAGKLFRLGHMGNIDEHVITSVLQAIERTLYRCGKDVDFGAGMKTYMQEKYS; the protein is encoded by the coding sequence ATGGAAAATGAAAAATACGTAATGATACCCGGTCCCACCCCTGTCGTTGAGCCGATCCAGAATGCCATGGGCCGGAAAACAGCTGCTTTTAAAGATCCTGAATTTGTCGCCGATTTTGAGAGTGTTCTAGCCGACTTAAAAAAGCTTTGGAAGACCGATGGCGAAGTTTTTGTAGTTCCCGGCAGCGGCACTCTGGCCATGGAAATGTCTGTCAGCAATACATTAAAATCCGGCGATAAAGTTCTCATTATCTCTCATGGCTATTTCGGAGATAGGTTCGTAGAAATTGCCGAACGCAAAAATTATGACTATAAGGTATTATCTGCAGAGTGGGGTACCGGCATCGCACCGGAAAAGATCCGGGAAGAGCTGTCCCGGGATAATTACAGAGGCGTCATAGCCACCCATGTTGACACCTCTACAGGAGTTAAAGCTCCCATCGAAGAGATAGGCAGAATCGTTCAAAACGAAAGCGATGCAGTATTCATAGTTGATGGTGTCTGCGCTACCGCAGCCGAAAAAGAATATGTCGATCCCATGAATATAGATATACTGTTCACCGGATCACAGAAAGCATTCGGAGTACCACCAGGCCTGGCTTTAATCTGGGCCGGTCCGCGGGCCATGAAAAGGCGCAATAAGCTGGGTGAGATAAATGAGTATTACGGGGATTTCGAAAAATGGCTGCCTATTATGCACGATCCCAGCAACTATTTTGGTACTCCAGCCGTCAATCTGATCTGGGCTCTTAAGGCATCCCTGTCGCTGATCAAAAAAGAAGGTCTTGAATCGCGTTTTTCCCGCCATGAAAGGGACGCCAGAGCTATTCAGGCAGCCCTGGAAACTATGGGCTTTGAAATTCTGGCTGAAAAAGGATGGCGAGCCCACACCCTATCCAATGTTCTTTATCCCGAGGGTATAAATGACGAGGAGTTTCGCGATACGCTGCGCGAGGAAGGAGCTGTTGTAGCTGGCGGCCTGGGCGATTACGCCGGTAAACTTTTCCGTCTGGGTCACATGGGCAATATCGATGAACATGTTATCACCTCTGTTCTGCAGGCGATAGAAAGAACACTTTACCGCTGCGGAAAAGATGTTGATTTTGGTGCCGGAATGAAAACATATATGCAGGAGAAATACAGTTAA